Proteins encoded by one window of Macaca mulatta isolate MMU2019108-1 chromosome 10, T2T-MMU8v2.0, whole genome shotgun sequence:
- the RGS19 gene encoding regulator of G-protein signaling 19 isoform X3, translating into MHSPAGRSVFRAFLRTEYSEENMLFWLACEELKAEANQHVVDEKARLIYEDYVSILSPKEVSLDSRVREGINKKMQEPSAHTFDDAQLQIYTLMHRDSYPRFLSSPTYRALLLQGPSQSSSEA; encoded by the exons ATGCACAGCCCGGCGGGACGCAGCGTGTTCCGGGCGTTCCTGCGGACAGAGTACAGCGAGGAGAACATGCTCTTCTGGCTGGCCTGTGAGGAGCTGAAGGCCGAGGCCAACCAGCACGTGGTGGACGAGAAGGCGAGGCTCATCTACGAGGACTACGTGTCCATCCTGTCCCCCAAGGAG GTGAGCCTGGACTCCCGTGTGCGGGAGGGCATCAACAAGAAGATGCAGGAGCCGTCCGCACACACGTTTGACGACGCACAGCTGCAGATCTACACACTCATGCACCGGGACTCCTACCCACGCTTTCTCAGCTCTCCCACCTACCGTGCCCTGCTGCTGCAGGGGCCGTCACAGTCCTCCTCCGAGGCCTAG
- the RGS19 gene encoding regulator of G-protein signaling 19 isoform X1 produces MPTPHEAEKQNTGPEEADRPPSMSSHDAAPPAAPSRNPCCLCWCCCCSCSWNQERRRAWQASRESKLQPLPSCEVCATPSPEEVQSWAQSFDKLMHSPAGRSVFRAFLRTEYSEENMLFWLACEELKAEANQHVVDEKARLIYEDYVSILSPKEVSLDSRVREGINKKMQEPSAHTFDDAQLQIYTLMHRDSYPRFLSSPTYRALLLQGPSQSSSEA; encoded by the exons ATGCCCACCCCGCATGAGGCTGAGAAGCAG AACACAGGGCCAGAGGAGGCGGACCGGCCCCCTTCAATGTCCAGTCATGATGCAGCCCCTCCCGCAGCCCCCAGCCGTAACCCCTGCTGCCTATGCTGGTGCTGCTGCTGTAGCTGCTCCTG GAACCAAGAGCGGCGGCGCGCGTGGCAGGCCTCCCGGGAGAGCAAGCTGCAGCCCCTCCCCAGCTGTGAAGTATG TGCCACGCCAAGTCCTGAGGAGGTGCAGAGCTGGGCCCAGTCTTTTGACAAGCTGATGCACAGCCCGGCGGGACGCAGCGTGTTCCGGGCGTTCCTGCGGACAGAGTACAGCGAGGAGAACATGCTCTTCTGGCTGGCCTGTGAGGAGCTGAAGGCCGAGGCCAACCAGCACGTGGTGGACGAGAAGGCGAGGCTCATCTACGAGGACTACGTGTCCATCCTGTCCCCCAAGGAG GTGAGCCTGGACTCCCGTGTGCGGGAGGGCATCAACAAGAAGATGCAGGAGCCGTCCGCACACACGTTTGACGACGCACAGCTGCAGATCTACACACTCATGCACCGGGACTCCTACCCACGCTTTCTCAGCTCTCCCACCTACCGTGCCCTGCTGCTGCAGGGGCCGTCACAGTCCTCCTCCGAGGCCTAG
- the TCEA2 gene encoding transcription elongation factor A protein 2 isoform X1, which produces MMGKEEEITRIARRLDKMVTKKSAEGAMDLLRELKAMPITLHLLQSTRVGMSVNALRKQSSDEEVIALAKSLIKSWKKLLDASDAKARERGRGTPLPTSSRDASEAPDPSRKRPELPRAPSTPRITTFPPVPVTCDAVRNKCREMLTAALQTAHDHVAIGADCQRLSAQIEECIFRDVGNTDMKYKNRVRSRISNLKDARNPDLRRNVLCGAITPQQIAVMTSEMASDELKEIRKAMTKEAIREHQMARTGGTQTDLFTCGKCRKKNCTYTQVQTRSSDEPMTTFVVCNECGNRWKFC; this is translated from the exons ATGATGGGCAAGGAGGAGGAGATTACGCGGATCGCCCGGAGGCTGGACAAGATGGTGACCAAGAAGAGCGCG gAGGGGGCCATGGATCTGCTGCGGGAGCTGAAGGCCATGCCTATCACGCTGCACCTGCTCCAG TCCACCCGAGTCGGGATGTCTGTCAACGCCCTTCGGAAGCAGAGCTCCGACGAGGAGGTCATTGCACTGGCCAAGTCCCTCATCAAGTCCTGGAAGAAGCTCCTGG ATGCTTCAGATGCCAAAGCCAGGGAGCGGGGGAGGGGCACGCCTCTGCCCACGTCCTCGAGGGATGCCTCAGAGGCCCCGGATCCCAG CCGCAAGAGGCCGGAGCTGCCCAGGGCACCGTCGACTCCAAGGATCACCACATTTCCTCCGGTGCCTGTCACCTGTGATGCCGTACGCAACAAGTGCCGCGAGATGCTGACTGCTGCCCTGCAGACGGCCC ACGACCACGTGGCCATCGGTGCGGACTGCCAGCGCCTGTCGGCTCAGATCGAGGAAT GCATCTTCCGGGACGTTGGAAACACAGACATGAAGTACAAGAACCGTGTGCGGAGTCGTATCTCCAACCTGAAGGATGCCAGGAACCCTGACCTGCGGCGGAACGTGCTGTGTGGGGCCATAACCCCCCAGCAGATTGCCGTGATGACCTCAGAG atggccagtgatgagctGAAGGAGATCCGTAAGGCCATGACCAAGGAGGCCATCCGAGAGCACCAGATGGCCCGTACTGGCGGCACGCAGACAGACCTGTTCACCTGCGGCAAGTGCAGAAAGAAGAACTGCACCTACACGCAG GTGCAGACCCGCAGCTCTGATGAACCCATGACCACCTTTGTTGTCTGCAACGAGTGTGGAAACCGCTGGAAG TTCTGCTGA
- the RGS19 gene encoding regulator of G-protein signaling 19 isoform X2, with product MSSHDAAPPAAPSRNPCCLCWCCCCSCSWNQERRRAWQASRESKLQPLPSCEVCATPSPEEVQSWAQSFDKLMHSPAGRSVFRAFLRTEYSEENMLFWLACEELKAEANQHVVDEKARLIYEDYVSILSPKEVSLDSRVREGINKKMQEPSAHTFDDAQLQIYTLMHRDSYPRFLSSPTYRALLLQGPSQSSSEA from the exons ATGTCCAGTCATGATGCAGCCCCTCCCGCAGCCCCCAGCCGTAACCCCTGCTGCCTATGCTGGTGCTGCTGCTGTAGCTGCTCCTG GAACCAAGAGCGGCGGCGCGCGTGGCAGGCCTCCCGGGAGAGCAAGCTGCAGCCCCTCCCCAGCTGTGAAGTATG TGCCACGCCAAGTCCTGAGGAGGTGCAGAGCTGGGCCCAGTCTTTTGACAAGCTGATGCACAGCCCGGCGGGACGCAGCGTGTTCCGGGCGTTCCTGCGGACAGAGTACAGCGAGGAGAACATGCTCTTCTGGCTGGCCTGTGAGGAGCTGAAGGCCGAGGCCAACCAGCACGTGGTGGACGAGAAGGCGAGGCTCATCTACGAGGACTACGTGTCCATCCTGTCCCCCAAGGAG GTGAGCCTGGACTCCCGTGTGCGGGAGGGCATCAACAAGAAGATGCAGGAGCCGTCCGCACACACGTTTGACGACGCACAGCTGCAGATCTACACACTCATGCACCGGGACTCCTACCCACGCTTTCTCAGCTCTCCCACCTACCGTGCCCTGCTGCTGCAGGGGCCGTCACAGTCCTCCTCCGAGGCCTAG
- the TCEA2 gene encoding transcription elongation factor A protein 2 — translation MMGKEEEITRIARRLDKMVTKKSAEGAMDLLRELKAMPITLHLLQSTRVGMSVNALRKQSSDEEVIALAKSLIKSWKKLLDASDAKARERGRGTPLPTSSRDASEAPDPSRKRPELPRAPSTPRITTFPPVPVTCDAVRNKCREMLTAALQTAHDHVAIGADCQRLSAQIEECIFRDVGNTDMKYKNRVRSRISNLKDARNPDLRRNVLCGAITPQQIAVMTSEEMASDELKEIRKAMTKEAIREHQMARTGGTQTDLFTCGKCRKKNCTYTQVQTRSSDEPMTTFVVCNECGNRWKFC, via the exons ATGATGGGCAAGGAGGAGGAGATTACGCGGATCGCCCGGAGGCTGGACAAGATGGTGACCAAGAAGAGCGCG gAGGGGGCCATGGATCTGCTGCGGGAGCTGAAGGCCATGCCTATCACGCTGCACCTGCTCCAG TCCACCCGAGTCGGGATGTCTGTCAACGCCCTTCGGAAGCAGAGCTCCGACGAGGAGGTCATTGCACTGGCCAAGTCCCTCATCAAGTCCTGGAAGAAGCTCCTGG ATGCTTCAGATGCCAAAGCCAGGGAGCGGGGGAGGGGCACGCCTCTGCCCACGTCCTCGAGGGATGCCTCAGAGGCCCCGGATCCCAG CCGCAAGAGGCCGGAGCTGCCCAGGGCACCGTCGACTCCAAGGATCACCACATTTCCTCCGGTGCCTGTCACCTGTGATGCCGTACGCAACAAGTGCCGCGAGATGCTGACTGCTGCCCTGCAGACGGCCC ACGACCACGTGGCCATCGGTGCGGACTGCCAGCGCCTGTCGGCTCAGATCGAGGAAT GCATCTTCCGGGACGTTGGAAACACAGACATGAAGTACAAGAACCGTGTGCGGAGTCGTATCTCCAACCTGAAGGATGCCAGGAACCCTGACCTGCGGCGGAACGTGCTGTGTGGGGCCATAACCCCCCAGCAGATTGCCGTGATGACCTCAGAG gagatggccagtgatgagctGAAGGAGATCCGTAAGGCCATGACCAAGGAGGCCATCCGAGAGCACCAGATGGCCCGTACTGGCGGCACGCAGACAGACCTGTTCACCTGCGGCAAGTGCAGAAAGAAGAACTGCACCTACACGCAG GTGCAGACCCGCAGCTCTGATGAACCCATGACCACCTTTGTTGTCTGCAACGAGTGTGGAAACCGCTGGAAG TTCTGCTGA